The region GACCCAAGCGTTCCACCCGCCGCGCAAACCGTTTATCGTCGAAGCTGACAAAATGTTGGCATTGTTGACTAGCAGCAAGATGGAGAGCATCTGCAAAATCAAGTCCCTGTAAATGCCACTGTAGTGCCGGGGAAACCTGCGCCCAACCTTCAACTGTCACATACTCTAATCCCAACAAATGACGAATCACCCGCGCAAAATCTTCCCGCTGGAAGTCATAAAATGCCCGTAACACCCATTCCAACTCTAAAACGACAGTTATAGGGACAAACAAACTGGTAGATTCAGTAAAAA is a window of Synechocystis sp. PCC 7338 DNA encoding:
- a CDS encoding type II toxin-antitoxin system VapC family toxin, with product MIGVDTNILAGFYVNDPNDPEAEEQRIFAYKIFTESTSLFVPITVVLELEWVLRAFYDFQREDFARVIRHLLGLEYVTVEGWAQVSPALQWHLQGLDFADALHLAASQQCQHFVSFDDKRFARRVERLGLQPSVLVPK